The genomic window CCCAGAACCGTTCACCTTGCTGAATCCTACATACTGAAAGCTCAGAGGTGACATCACCAATTTGTTTCATGATCACATAACCATGGTGACAGAGTAAGTCAAGGGAAAAATAGGGTGGGAGAGTGGTTGAAGCAATTTAAGGAATTTATTGGCACAAAGTATTCCATTATCAAGGTTGCAAATAAGTCATGAACTTCAGGCATGGACGTGCGCTGTGCCACTTTCTGCTTGCTTGGACGAGCATGCCACCTTCTCAAGAGTATGACTTGAATCCAAAATAgccagagaaaaatttaaaagtaatgacAGAAGTGCTCATATAACTCATTTCTCAATCAATAGGGGACTATCGTTTTGATGGAGCAGGAGGTGTGGGGGTGGAAGCCTGTTGGGCTGGTGGCCGGGCTGGCAGGTCAGCAATCCCGGGTCAGAGCAGCACTGCCCGTCTGACGGGGTGGGGTCGGTGATCCCAGGTCCCACTAACGGCCTGTGAGTCCCAATGCCTCGCTTCTGGGGGACACAGATGCTGCTGCGTACTTTGTAATGACAACGAAGTCTCGTCTCGGCTCCCAAGAGACAAGGCAGTTTATAGTTAGATAAACCCAGGTCTGAATCCTGTTCTAGCTACGTGACTGGGTGTGCGGCTCAAACCCTCcgggcctcagtttactcatacGTGCACTAGGCGTTATAAGAAGACCTTGTCGTGGGGTTGTTTGGAGGATTACGTGAGATAATGTCTATAAAGCACTGGGCATAGTGCCTGGCTTGCATTAAGGGctcaaataacaacaacaaaaaccgaAAGGATATTAGAGTTTTTAATAAATCATCAGACACAAAGACATTTGCAAAGGCTCAGTGCCATCCCTGTGTGCCTCCAGATTGTCATGCTGGGTGAGGACGACGTCTGCTCTGAGTTATGTAGTCGTGGAGGGGACGAAGTGACCTGATGAGTCAGCTTCACTATTCTGGACTTAAATGCTTGGGCTGCGTTTTCAAGCACAGCCCATAGCTCAGATGTGTTGGCTTTGGTGTCAGATGTTTACTCCCTGGGCTCCtaggagggtggagagagaagccaTCGGATGGCCCTTGATGCCAAGCTCTGACTATGAGGGCAGACTGCCCCGTGTCACTGGAGCCGGGGGGAGGTCCTGGCGGGAGGGACGTCTGGATGTGATCCCGGCTCTTTCACTGCAAGTGTGAGGCACTGGGCAAAGTCAGCCAGTTCCATAAACCTTAGTTTATccctggaaagggaaaaataccTGATCTGCAGAGTAGCTGTAAGGATAAAATGACACAATGCGATGATGTACATAAAAACACCTGCCCTGTGGTAGGGCTTCATAAACACGACGATTGTAACTGTCTAAGTAAACAAAGTACAGTCATGAACAAGGGCGAAACACATTAGTGGTAACTGGTGTTGTTTTGTGACAAAATGATCCTGTGAGACCAACTCAGTTTCCTTCTTGGAAAGAATGCGACACGGTCGACAGAAGGTTGGACTGGAGGCTTGGCAAATGAGTGCAGTTCATTCTGGGAGAAAGTTGATGATTTGGATCAAATCCCGGCCCCCGTGACATGCTTATCCCTGGGAAAATCTGGAGGGGTCTTGGGGGGCGGGTAGGGGCGCTGTGCACGAGGAGTGGGTTTCCTTCCCCtgggggaggacaggggaggagTCACCCCGCGGGTCAGGTCCTTATGTGTTTGGGATGGCGATAGGGTGCTGAGGAGGCTGAGCTCCAAGGGAGGTCTGGGGAGTGGCCACGATGCAGGCTGACCTCCGCAGCAGGAGGCTGTGTGCTGGGGACACATGCCTGGGGGCCAGCTACAGAACCTGGGGCCATAGAGCAGAagaacctgtgtgtgtgtgcacagttGGATCAAGTGGAGGCAGAAGGACCAGGCCCGGGACGAAGGGTCTCAGAGTGGCCGGTGCCCCTTCTGTCCTGATGCCAGTTGCTTGCGCATCCGAACACTTCTCTGGGAGAGGAACCAAGGAGGTGACGGCTGCAGCGCCCGAATGACACGGAGGGATGTCTTCCCTCCTGACAGCCTCCATCCGGCAGGGAACTCAAGTCACGTTGCAGACAACAAACATGAATGAACTTTGAAGACACGGGGCTGTGAGTCTGTGTCACTGCAGCTGTGCCCCCCAGCTGCTCATGGAAAATAAACCCTTCTGAATGTCAAGAGGTAATGGTGTCTGTCGCCATCTTGAAAAGCCACCTGGTtggaggggcggggccggagcTGGGAACTGGGCACCGCTCAAGAAGGTGAGTGTTTGATGCTGTTTGGTCCTTTCTCCCCCACAAGACGGTGCATCCGAGGGAGAAATTCCCAAGTATGTTCCCATGGGAAACGAAAGCTTATAGTGGCACCTGGTGCTTGTTGCTCTACTGGGACCAATTCTACCCTCCTGGAGGACGTCGGTCAATGTCCGAGCACATTCTTGCTGTCACTTTTCTtttgcggcgggggggggggggggggggcatgctaCAGGCATCTAGTGAGCAGAGGTCAGGAATGTTGCTAAACACCACACAGTGCAGAGGAGACCCCACAGCAAAGAGGTCTCCAGCCCCAGAGATCAGCAGTGTGGAGGCTAACAGACCCTGGTGCGAGGCGGTGTGAAGGTCCTTTGTCAGTGGACGTGGCTCGTTCCTCACACCCATCACCTCGGTGAAGGCAGAACGGGGAAGGGTCATGGCCAGCCTGGAAGCCGTCGCTGCTGGCCGTggatgggagaggaggtggggagcaggtgaaacatttgggggtggggatgaacCCAGAAGGAGCCTCAGGCTCACCTCCCAAGGTAGATGAAGGAGAAGGGCAGAGTTTTTCATTTCAAGTCAACTCTTACTTATTTAAAAACCGATTTCCTTAAGCAcataattatatgtttatttcccGGAGGAACTCTTGAGGCAGCGGAGATCTGCTTAAATTATGGGGACGGAGGCTGCACACAGGGCTCTAATGGGGTTAGAAAAATGCTCTGTCTCCTTTGAAGGAGCcttgggaggaagggaagggcaggtTCCTCTCCTGCAGTGCAGAGATGTGGGGCAGATGGAGctcgggagggagggagggcattgAGTTCGAGGACTGGTTGTCCCACCTGCTGGGGCACGAGCAGAGCTGAGGGGGACTCTGGGTGCAGCTTCAAGCCTCTGGCCTCTGGTTTCCATcctggtaggcagagggagggcatCCAGGAAATGGGCCATCCGCATGCTTCCTGCCTTcacttgaacacacacacacacacacacacacacacacgtgcgcgctcCCCTTtgggaggggctgtgggaggcTTCTGGGGAGCAGTAGGTAGGGTGGGGGGACTTCAGTACCCCTCTGTGCAGTACATCTCTGTGCTGCTTCCCACGTCTCTGTGGCAGCCTGTGTGCCTGGAATTGGGGGCTCCTCACACCCTCTGACCtggctgggctgggtggggacTGAGGGAATAGGATGGCCAACTGAGTCCCTAGCTCTGACACACCTCGGAAGAAAGGGGGGGCATCTTACagcctgtctccccctcccaGCATATGGTGAGACTCTGGCTGATATGATACTGTGTGTGTTGGACGGGGGCCGAGTTGGATGGGCAATGGTGCAAAGGAGAAAGATGAATCAGGAGCAGGTGCCTTAGACCTGCCTCTGGCCTAGGCGACACAGGATGGGGGCCTCAGGGGACCCTGGCCTCCTCCCGCTCTGTCTCCCCTGCATCTGGGACGCACGTCTCTCACAGTGCCATTGTCTGGGGCTGGAACCGGTGTGCGCCATCTCCTCCAGGAGGCTGTGAGTCATCGCACTGGCTGGGAAGCCTCCGCACCCTAACAAAGCCTGGTACACACAGATGGGCACTCGGTTCTGCAGTTCCTGATGCATTTCTACCTTGTCCAGCCGCCTGCCATGGAACAGATCGAAGTTACAGCAAAGGAGCCTGTCAGCTGGTCTATCCACCCATACTGTCTCTCAAAGCCCAAAGCATGGTGCTAGGGCTGCTAGGATGGGACCCAGCTGGGAGTGAAGGTAACAGCTGAACCATGGCCAAGAGTTGTGGCCCTCAATGTCTTCATTCACCCACCAAATATCCTCTCGGCACAAGCACCCCGGCTGGCTCAGTTCCAGCTCAGTGTGAGGTGTGGGGCAGCATAATGGGCCACTGTTCACTCGGGAGTGGAGCAGCCCACAGCTGGTGAGGGGCGCCCAGCCCTTGGGAGCTGGAGACGGTGGTTATCTGTGAGCACCAGGCCTTCTCGGTCTCGAGAGGGCTAAGAGATGCCACACAAGGGGGCAGAGGGGCCttgactggggggggggggggggtttgtatCCCCAGGGGCTCTCCTGGTCTGTTGGCATCAGAGACCTGGGGCTGCTGGGAATTTATGCCCTTTTCACTGGCCAGCTTCCCTGGAGACACATCAAAGATCATCAGAGAACAGAGTCTCGGCATCTTTCAGAGGCAGAGGGCCTGCCCATCCTTCCAGTTTGCAGAAGTGTGGCCTTGGGCCTGAGGCTTAGCTACCTCACCCACAGGACAGGAAGGGTCCTGATGGCATCCCCAGGTCACAGGGCTCAAGGGAGGCTCGGAAAGCCGGGTGCTGTGCACTGTGGGCTGGTTCTCAGAAGTTATTTATtcagggaagcagaggagggagcccccctgccccccagtgtGGCTGCCCCTGTCTCTTCAGTCAGGACCTGCCTGCAGGGAACAGCTGCGCAGTCTCCCCGTCTCCCCGGCCAGCAGGAGCCGCAGGGCTGAGCGCTTCAAGGGCCTGTCCGCGTCTCCGGCCCCCTGAACACGGGGGTCAGGGCCTGGGGCGCAGACTGGAGCTGAGGCCTTTATTTAGTCCGCTGGTAGAACTGGAAGACGGCTTTCTCCTGCTCGTAGGTCTCGATGGAGCCAGGTCGGAGGCGCCGGATTTCAGCGATGGCATCCCCTGCGGCCAGACCCCGCTCCTTCACCAGGTAACAGGCAAGCATGGTGCCAGTGCGGCCGAAGCCCAGGGCGCAGTGCACCCCCACGGCCTGGGAAGAGGGAGCTCGGTGGGGTGGAGCCCGACGCCCTCCCGGGGGCCCCATCTCCTTCCCACACCTGCTTCTTCTGGGTCAGGCCCAGGACCTGGCAGGGGTCTACGGCTCTCAGGGGCATCACAGTCAGGGAGTGCTGTCCTGCGCCTGGCGGCTTGGAGGCCGCCGTCACCTCCCTTGTAGTTGGTTCAAGGGCTGGGCCCCTAggctgcctgcccccagccctgggccggCTTCTTTTTGGTTTAGAAACGTGGCTCCCGTCTATCTGGACGGCGCGAGGCTCCGGAAAGCGCGCGGCGGCCTCTGCCTTCCAGCCTCTGCCCCTCAGCTCCCAGCGCTCGCTGCTTCCCTGCCGCGGCCCGGGTCCCCAGGCGCCCGTCGCGTCCCcgcgggccccgcccccgccccgcctgtcCCCGCCCCCGGCTGAcccgcaggccccgccccgcccgctgACCTCGCCGCGCGCGCTGGCCTCGTCCACGATGCGCACGAACCGGTCGATCTGCTCGGGGGCCGGCGGGCAGAAGTCAGGGATGCGCAGCCGGTGCAGCGTGAGGCCGGGGCAGCTGTCGCCGTGCGGGGGCCCGCGCTCCGTCAGGGACACCAGGTGCCGCACGCCCTGGTCCAGCAGGAACTGGTAGTGCGCGGGGAGCCGCGGCAGCGCCAGCCCCGCCAGCCGGCCCGGGAGCACCCACGAGAAGTTCGGCGGCTGCGCGCCCATGGCTGCGGCAGGACACGCCGGCGCGCCGCCCCTTCGCGTCCCGCGCGCCCCGGCCCCGCGCCTCCTACCCGCGCCCGCGCCCTGGGACACGTGGGCTCGGCGCGCGGTCGGGCGACGCCCCGCTCCGCCGCGGGGATTGGCTGAGCCGTCTCGGGGGCGGGGCCGGAGCGCGGTCCCCGGAGCTCTGAGTGACAGGACGGGCGCCGCGACCCGGCCCCGAGCGGGGTCGGGCTCTGCTGCTCCCTGGCGGCCGGTGGCGGTTATTACACCAGCGTCCATGGACCTTGCTGTCCCCGGGCCTGGCCTCCTGGGGGTCTGACTTCCTTCATCGTGGAGGCCCGAGGGTTTCCTCCTCTGGGGGAGGAACCGCCTCTACGGTGACTGACTGGTCCTTGTCAGTGACTTGGTGAACCTGTCCAGTAAGGGCGGTCGCCACTGTGCGGAGGACTATTCTCCTTGGGATTAGTCAGAAATACTGGCTGCATCTGCTGCCCTGAAATCCTCCCCGGGGTAGTAATCACAGTCCAGTGATGATAAAGACCCACGACACAGAATGAACGTTTAGTGAGCAGTCgctatatgccagacactattctTAGCACTTTACCTGTGTTGACTCATTTAACTGCCACATTACGTAATCTGATGAGACAGGTAATCTAatccccctgctttttttttttttttttaagattttatttatttatttgatacagagagatcacaagtaggtagagaggcagggagagagagaggaagggaagcaggctccccgctgagcagagagccagacgcaaggctccatcccaggaccctgagatcatgacctgagctgaaggcagaggctttaacccactgagccacccaggcacccctaatcccCCTGCTttacagaggggaaactgaggctccagagAGGTTCGGGGACTTGAGCAAGGTGAGTCATGGTCTGGGGACTTGAAACCAGACAGCCTGGCACCGGCATCTTTAATGCCCAGTATTGTTTCCTAAAGTTGAATGGAAGGGAAGGATGCTGCCTCTTCACAGGGCCGTCCTCGCACTCCCAAATATCATCTGTGTTAAAGTGCaggacttcttaatttctcttaacATTTCATGACTTCCAGGCTCTCACCCTGCTGCGGGGAGACCAGAGTTCCTCGGTGTTGTTAGTAGAATGTAGGGACCTAGCTCTGAACACTGTGTCTTGGCTGGGATCTGACCTCCCTGGGTCCTCATTTGAAATGTGCTTCTAGGGATGCAGactaattataattatgaaaatagttaACCCTTTTTCAATTTGCTTGTGTACCAGGCCCTGCGCCAAGGGCTTTCCGAAGAACCACACGTGGACggtatttttgtgtctttttggtCCACACGTAATCTGAGGCTTAGACAAGCTGGTTAACTTGGCCAAGGACATGTGACTCGTTTGTGGCTGGTCTGGCGAGCCAAGGCCTCTCTGAGTCCAAGCCCAGGGCACTTAGCTGTAAAGACACTCCTCTTCTCCTGTCTCCACCTGCCCCTGACACACATTTGACCACTTAAAGATCTGGTTCCAGTAAACGGAAAGGAATTTTTCTTCCCCAAGTCAGAGGCTCCTCTGACCCTGTAAAAATCCATTTACCAGTTGCCCAGATGAGGCTGAAGCATTGCCTCCACCTCACCCTTGCCAGGTGCCAGGAGCTCTGTGatcccccctttcctccccttccctgcgATCTGAGCCTGGCATTCCCACTTCCACCACTCCTGACCAGTCTTCTTGCCAATCCATGTCCATTGCTCCCCCCTCCTGCCTGCTGTGGCTCCCAGGGTCGCTGGCTGTGTGGACTCTGGAGACAGACCTCTGGCATGTGCACCTTTCAGTTGAACATTTCTTGGTCCTTTTGTCttactcttctttctttgctGCCTTCACTCCCTACACCCTATGCcgcttccttttctccttgagATCTACCTCAAAGCCTGTCTTCTTCAGAGGGAAGACActtctggggaggggggtggagatTCTCTTCTCCTCTGAGCCCCTAACTGTGACTTTCCACTTGTGCAGTTTCCTGCAGGGGAAGAAGTGCAAACTTCCACCTGCCTGGACCTCCTTAGAGAAAGGTTAGTTGGATCACACCGTAGGAACtttctctgccttcggctcgggttgtgatctcagggtcctgggatcgagtccagcatcgggcaccctgctcagtggggagcctgcttctccctctccctctgctacttctcctgcttgtgcgcatgctctctctgtcaaataaatacataaaatcttaaaaaaaaaaaaaggaatttccttCTACTCTACAGCTGTGCCCCTTCCTTTCAATAGAGCCTGGGTGAAAAAGGGCCCAGCGTCCTTGCCTTGGGCTGTGTCAAGCatgctatttaattttttgttttgggtcTGGGGAGTtttgaactgaaaagaaaacccCCTTGTGATATATTTTGGCTCAGGCCTCTGTGATTTAACCGTGCGGGCGCTCtgcatgcccctcccccaactcaatactgatcttcctttcctttctcctctgtagAGTGTTACCAGACCCTCAGGAAGATTTAGCCTTTTTCTGTGCTCACTTCTCCCAGGAGTGGAAATATGTACTCCCAGGAAACTGTCATTTCATTGGATTAGGGTTACCTCTTTGTGTGGGAGCCAAGGCTGCATTGTTCCATCTTTGAATTCCACAAATCTAATGCACGGTGCTCAAAAATGTTAAAggagtgaataaatgaagaaaaaaaaggaatgcagagGGGAGACTGCACATGCGCAATTCTGGGGGTGTATGTGAGTGTCCAGCACTACAAGACAATATTCGATGGCTTGCTCCTTCCACGCACGATCGCATGGGCTGTGTGGATGTCGTTGTAGCACCTTCTCAAGGGGCGCGTTTTACCTGTCTGTGCTTTTAAGGAAAGAATGACTGTGTCAGTATGATCCTGGCTGCGTCTGATGGCTAATTTTGTAAAAAAGATCAATAAGCCTGCTCTTTGTCGAGCTCCTCTTTGGTTGTATGGGTGTGAGTGATTGCGGGTGTATGtgaatgcgtgtgtgtgtgttgagggggaCACACATATTCCTGGAGAAAGGTCTGTTGACACTGACGCTGAGCCGAGTAATAAGCTGAATGTGACTTGAAGGAGTTTACAACATACTGGAGAGGGTTTAGACTCCAGTGTAATTGTTCTCATAACATATAATAAAGCACTAAATTACTCATCAAAGACAATCagataatatgtattaaaaagttaattatgcAGTAAAAACAACAAGTGCTAAAGAAGTCGGTGGGGGAAAGATAAGCTTGGGTTAGAACGACCAGAAAAGTCCTATGAAGACAGGAGTTTTCCCGTGTTCTGGTTGTTCTGTCCATTGTGAAGCAAGAGAAGTAACTTTCCTTGACAAGCTCAACAGTACAGTTTTGGGAGAATCCTGGCCCCCCCTTTTCCagtccataaaaatattttgaccaaCTTCTGTTTCATGTTGAGGTCCCAGTTTCCAGACTGGCTTGATGCCAGTGGCAGTTAGAGGGGAAGTCAGAGTCAGAGAATTCCTTGCTCCAACCTGCTCTCTGTGTCCCATCAAGGCAAAGGATTGCTTAGGCTGAGTTCCTGGGCCCTTGGACTATAGTCAGAATTCTCAGTGTCTTAAGTATGCCGATCCTCCTTTGTGTAAACACATTTCACACCTGGAACCTGATGATTTGGAAATTGGATATGAAAGGGGGGTGGTGTGAGGTCATCCTCCAAGATGGCCCCAGTGAACCACCTCCTGCCTTGTCTGGTC from Lutra lutra chromosome 15, mLutLut1.2, whole genome shotgun sequence includes these protein-coding regions:
- the DUSP23 gene encoding dual specificity protein phosphatase 23 translates to MGAQPPNFSWVLPGRLAGLALPRLPAHYQFLLDQGVRHLVSLTERGPPHGDSCPGLTLHRLRIPDFCPPAPEQIDRFVRIVDEASARGEAVGVHCALGFGRTGTMLACYLVKERGLAAGDAIAEIRRLRPGSIETYEQEKAVFQFYQRTK